In one Candidatus Hydrogenedentota bacterium genomic region, the following are encoded:
- a CDS encoding cold-shock protein: MARGTVKWFNDDKGYGFITPDDGGNDLFVHHSNIQMGGFKSLKDGQVVQYEAAQGKKGPEATNVTAL, from the coding sequence ATGGCACGTGGTACAGTAAAGTGGTTCAATGATGACAAAGGGTACGGGTTCATCACGCCGGATGACGGAGGCAACGATTTGTTTGTCCATCATTCCAACATCCAGATGGGCGGGTTCAAGAGCCTGAAGGATGGCCAAGTCGTTCAATACGAAGCGGCGCAGGGCAAGAAAGGCCCCGAAGCGACAAACGTGACCGCCCTCTAG
- a CDS encoding phosphotransferase: MKQAINEFDVLADVIRKHYDLGEVETPRQLEDAHQRRHRKLVVNTSAGKFLVKTYRRDPVILDSLRFQHRLSDHLAENGIAVARIQRAKDGKGIVELDTWALELQAFVTGEPMQISQETLRIAAETLGRFHHVCRDFPCPPRDARMWRFSEVPRASFGQLYELAKTQGDENVATDCCNDLALFLHEAAQKLNWDARNNFETGLIHGDYHGGNLLFDGNRLTALIDLEFAGAGCYLEDLAYALSNLCIRTAFADDRLSYRTNLLLDNYTRFRSLSYQEEVALYYAVGIKHVATVSYQLVQLGGELAGLNAIEWMQRLRQQCAWLAQRAAKR; encoded by the coding sequence GTGAAGCAGGCCATCAACGAATTTGACGTACTTGCCGACGTCATCCGGAAACATTACGATCTGGGCGAAGTGGAAACGCCCCGGCAATTGGAGGACGCCCACCAGCGGCGGCACCGCAAACTGGTGGTCAACACGTCCGCCGGAAAATTTCTCGTCAAGACATACCGGCGCGATCCGGTGATCCTCGATTCGCTCCGCTTTCAGCACCGCCTGTCGGATCATCTCGCCGAAAACGGCATCGCTGTGGCGCGCATCCAACGAGCCAAGGACGGCAAAGGAATCGTCGAACTCGACACATGGGCGCTTGAACTGCAGGCGTTCGTGACGGGCGAGCCGATGCAGATTTCCCAGGAAACCCTCCGGATCGCCGCCGAGACCCTCGGCCGTTTCCATCACGTTTGCCGGGATTTTCCATGCCCGCCGCGCGATGCGCGCATGTGGCGGTTCAGCGAGGTCCCGCGGGCCTCTTTCGGCCAATTGTACGAACTCGCGAAGACCCAGGGCGACGAAAACGTCGCCACGGACTGTTGCAACGACCTGGCGCTGTTTCTTCACGAAGCGGCGCAAAAACTGAACTGGGATGCGCGCAACAATTTCGAGACGGGATTGATCCACGGCGACTATCACGGCGGCAACCTGCTCTTCGACGGCAACCGGCTGACGGCCTTGATCGATCTTGAATTCGCGGGGGCCGGCTGCTATCTCGAAGACCTCGCGTACGCGCTGTCCAACCTTTGCATCCGGACGGCATTCGCCGATGACAGGCTGTCCTATCGCACCAACTTGCTGCTTGACAATTACACACGATTCCGATCGCTATCCTACCAGGAGGAAGTGGCGCTGTATTACGCCGTCGGCATCAAGCACGTGGCGACGGTGTCCTATCAACTCGTGCAACTGGGCGGCGAACTGGCGGGCTTGAACGCCATCGAATGGATGCAGCGCCTGCGCCAACAGTGCGCGTGGCTCGCGCAACGCGCCGCCAAGCGCTAG
- a CDS encoding penicillin acylase family protein, with protein sequence MRKHIVLLGLAILVPASAQAGMATLYRDTWGVPHIFADTLADGAYALGYAQAEDRLEDLYKNIRTATGTMAEAFGDEGDILEIDYAMRLIRNAERCQEYWNKAPAHLRLIAERFMEGVKAYVAEHPEKNPPFATELHGWQCAAIGRVMILQWPLGTIQDDLHNKKEAPPFGSNAYAVAPSRSADGCPILMTDPHLTWEGLAVFYEARMHVREGDLCGYFLVGSPLPALGHNAHVAWACTTGGPDTSDVYMVKLNPQNLFQYEYEGAWKTFDAAAITINVKDKGPVVKPALYSVYGPLVEEPDEAKGIAYCGASPYIDQMGVFEQMYNMLLAKNCDEFYAALGMNQLMEQNILFADRDGNIQYVRNGCTPIRPEGVNPAAPIPGGTNDTRWRGFHDIRDLVQIKNPPQGYFQNCNCSPAVMMRDSPMTADKYKPYIFNVSWDKQSPRGARLLELLDADDSVTQDEAIAYTLDVYDILAKPWQAALAAASTGGGAARMSEPDIAQTVQAILEWDGRYVKDCAICTVVKFWRLKCEKDIDIVAVADGQPLSEADQAAMIDRLAETLADLKNKYGSAEVKWGDIHRIGRGGKYFPCDAGDFGGGKDKRNLTETVFDVAMREEEKGSGRYVAYNGSGSLMISFLHKDGIESYSLVAWGQSGDPNSPHYVDQSEKLYSPRKMKPTWFRKEELFKNVESEKTLNVP encoded by the coding sequence ATGCGGAAACACATCGTTTTGCTTGGACTGGCGATCCTTGTTCCGGCCTCCGCCCAGGCGGGCATGGCCACGCTGTATCGGGACACGTGGGGCGTCCCGCACATTTTTGCGGACACGCTCGCCGACGGCGCGTACGCCCTCGGTTATGCGCAGGCGGAGGATCGCCTGGAAGACTTGTACAAGAACATCCGGACCGCGACGGGTACGATGGCGGAAGCGTTCGGCGACGAAGGGGACATTCTCGAGATTGACTACGCGATGCGCCTCATTCGCAACGCGGAACGGTGCCAAGAATACTGGAACAAGGCGCCGGCCCATTTGCGCTTGATCGCCGAGCGTTTCATGGAAGGCGTCAAGGCGTATGTGGCGGAGCACCCCGAAAAGAACCCGCCGTTTGCCACGGAACTGCACGGATGGCAATGCGCGGCCATTGGACGCGTCATGATCCTGCAGTGGCCGCTGGGCACGATCCAGGATGATCTCCACAACAAGAAGGAAGCGCCCCCGTTCGGTTCCAACGCCTACGCCGTTGCGCCGTCGCGGTCGGCGGACGGATGCCCAATCCTGATGACCGATCCGCACCTGACGTGGGAAGGGCTGGCGGTCTTTTACGAGGCGCGGATGCATGTCCGGGAAGGCGACCTCTGCGGCTATTTCCTCGTCGGATCGCCCTTGCCGGCGCTGGGCCACAACGCGCATGTGGCATGGGCCTGCACCACGGGCGGACCCGACACCTCGGATGTCTACATGGTCAAACTGAACCCGCAAAACCTGTTTCAGTACGAATACGAGGGCGCGTGGAAGACCTTCGACGCGGCCGCGATTACCATCAATGTCAAGGACAAGGGCCCCGTCGTCAAACCGGCGCTGTATTCGGTGTACGGCCCGCTGGTCGAGGAACCGGACGAGGCGAAAGGCATCGCCTACTGCGGCGCCTCGCCCTACATTGATCAGATGGGCGTGTTCGAGCAGATGTACAACATGCTCTTGGCGAAGAACTGCGACGAATTTTACGCCGCGCTCGGCATGAATCAGTTGATGGAGCAAAACATTCTGTTCGCGGATCGCGACGGAAACATCCAGTACGTGCGCAACGGCTGCACGCCGATCCGGCCCGAAGGCGTGAATCCCGCCGCGCCGATTCCCGGCGGAACGAACGACACGCGCTGGCGGGGGTTCCACGACATCCGGGATTTGGTGCAGATCAAAAATCCGCCGCAGGGTTATTTCCAGAACTGCAATTGCAGCCCCGCAGTCATGATGAGGGATTCGCCGATGACGGCGGACAAGTACAAGCCCTATATTTTCAACGTGTCATGGGACAAGCAGAGCCCGCGAGGGGCGCGGCTGCTCGAATTGCTCGACGCGGATGATTCGGTCACCCAAGATGAAGCCATCGCCTACACGCTCGACGTGTACGACATCCTTGCCAAACCGTGGCAAGCGGCGCTGGCGGCCGCTTCCACCGGCGGCGGCGCCGCCCGGATGAGCGAACCGGACATCGCCCAAACCGTCCAGGCGATCCTGGAATGGGACGGCCGGTATGTGAAGGATTGCGCGATCTGCACCGTGGTCAAATTCTGGCGGCTGAAATGCGAGAAGGACATTGACATCGTGGCCGTGGCGGACGGACAGCCGCTGTCCGAAGCCGATCAGGCCGCGATGATCGATCGGCTTGCCGAGACCCTTGCCGATCTGAAAAACAAATACGGCTCGGCGGAAGTGAAATGGGGCGATATCCACCGAATCGGACGCGGCGGAAAGTATTTCCCGTGCGACGCGGGCGATTTCGGCGGAGGAAAGGACAAGCGCAACCTCACGGAGACGGTCTTCGACGTGGCGATGCGCGAGGAGGAAAAAGGATCGGGCCGGTACGTCGCGTACAACGGGAGCGGTTCGCTCATGATCTCGTTCTTGCACAAGGACGGCATCGAGTCGTATAGTCTGGTCGCGTGGGGACAAAGCGGCGATCCGAATTCGCCGCATTACGTGGATCAGTCCGAAAAATTGTACAGCCCACGCAAAATGAAACCGACGTGGTTCAGGAAGGAAGAGTTGTTCAAGAATGTGGAATCGGAAAAGACGCTGAACGTACCGTGA
- a CDS encoding TIM barrel protein gives MKITLGINTGFAINRFPEPADWIGVVSDELGLDTVQFTADLLNPFLPESLVAREAETIRDLCARKGVRIETTFTSAFTRVNHVLHPNEAIRRVWIDWFKRFARLSRALGAEGMGSHFGILSVRDNADPARRAERIEQGIAAWREIAHHAGEAGLRYLMFEPMSIPRELGETIAETRGLLARCVEGFAIPMRLCLDVDHGDVTSANPDDTNPHAWLRAFAKVSPCIHIKQSLRDKGGHYPFVSEYNARGKIVPGEILATLRESGAESCALLLEISHRERLPMDARVVADLKESVEYWRPAIDRFNAGLS, from the coding sequence ATGAAAATCACCCTGGGCATCAACACGGGTTTTGCGATCAACCGGTTTCCGGAACCGGCGGACTGGATTGGCGTCGTTTCCGACGAACTGGGCCTCGACACGGTCCAGTTCACGGCGGATTTGCTGAATCCCTTTTTGCCGGAATCGCTGGTTGCCCGCGAAGCGGAAACGATCCGCGATCTATGCGCGCGAAAGGGCGTGCGGATTGAAACGACGTTTACCTCGGCCTTCACGCGCGTCAACCACGTCCTGCATCCCAACGAGGCGATCCGGCGGGTCTGGATTGACTGGTTCAAGCGGTTCGCCCGTCTTTCGCGCGCATTGGGCGCGGAAGGCATGGGCAGTCATTTCGGCATCCTCAGTGTTCGGGACAACGCGGATCCGGCGCGCCGGGCCGAACGCATCGAGCAGGGCATTGCCGCGTGGCGCGAGATTGCGCACCACGCCGGGGAAGCGGGGCTGCGTTATCTGATGTTCGAGCCGATGTCCATTCCGCGCGAACTCGGCGAAACCATCGCGGAAACGCGCGGCCTGCTGGCGCGGTGCGTGGAAGGTTTCGCGATTCCGATGCGGCTGTGCCTCGACGTGGACCACGGCGACGTCACGTCCGCGAATCCCGACGACACCAATCCGCATGCGTGGCTGCGCGCGTTCGCGAAGGTCAGCCCCTGCATTCATATCAAGCAAAGCCTTCGCGACAAGGGGGGGCATTATCCGTTCGTATCCGAGTATAATGCGCGCGGAAAAATCGTGCCCGGGGAAATCCTGGCCACGCTGCGCGAGTCAGGCGCCGAATCCTGCGCCTTGCTGCTGGAGATATCGCACCGCGAACGCCTGCCCATGGACGCGCGGGTCGTCGCGGATTTGAAGGAATCGGTGGAATACTGGCGTCCGGCGATCGATCGGTTCAACGCCGGATTGTCTTGA
- a CDS encoding sodium/solute symporter (Members of the Solute:Sodium Symporter (SSS), TC 2.A.21 as described in tcdb.org, catalyze solute:Na+ symport. Known solutes for members of the family include sugars, amino acids, nucleosides, inositols, vitamins, urea or anions, depending on the system.), protein MTGFTVLDWVILVVYFLAMASMGPIFARRGRTTEGYFLGNRSFPGWLIGLSMFATSISSITFMAYPADAYKTAYLRFLPCLMLPLGVFLASLIFLPFYRKAHVVSAFEYLEGRFGPGVRLYAALMFVFGQLIRLSLILYLVSLLVRQMTGLDPYVCILIGGVITSFYTIMGGIEAVIWTDFFQSFLLWGGGFACLFLAVYHIDGGLATVIKTAFEDGKFMLGDLNSATGSLERAAWGFSLTEKTVLMMLLVGLTGWLTEYSSNQNVIQKYCASKNPREATKAIWICCLCSVPTWAFFMFLGTTLYVFFKFHPTPEATAMLTGAQKADQILPYFVVKYLPPGVSGLVIAGVLAAAMSSLSSSINAVSAVSIVDIYKRHVARNASERNYVIAAKAVSMGASVFMVGGAAALMMANSKTLQDTATKLGALTAGGLLGLYLLGFLTKRGDGRAVAAGIVCTLIFSAWISLLELGWVTKDVMQTAWGLPAGLAQWLSKPIDTYYAGMVGNLLMFVVAFALAGLWWSKPRDLTNLTVWTTDDTPLK, encoded by the coding sequence ATGACGGGGTTCACGGTTCTCGACTGGGTCATATTGGTGGTGTATTTTTTGGCGATGGCTTCGATGGGTCCGATTTTTGCCCGGCGGGGCCGCACCACGGAAGGCTATTTTCTGGGGAACCGCTCGTTTCCGGGCTGGCTGATCGGCCTGTCCATGTTCGCGACGTCCATCAGTTCCATTACGTTCATGGCGTATCCGGCGGATGCCTACAAGACGGCCTATCTTCGTTTCCTTCCCTGTTTGATGCTTCCGTTGGGCGTGTTTCTGGCTTCCCTGATCTTTCTGCCGTTTTACCGCAAGGCGCACGTGGTGTCGGCGTTTGAGTATCTCGAAGGCCGGTTCGGTCCGGGTGTTCGCCTGTATGCGGCGCTGATGTTCGTGTTCGGCCAGTTGATCCGGCTGAGCCTCATCCTGTATCTCGTGTCGCTGCTGGTGCGGCAGATGACCGGGCTGGACCCGTATGTGTGCATTCTCATCGGGGGCGTCATTACGTCGTTCTACACGATCATGGGCGGCATCGAAGCGGTCATCTGGACCGATTTTTTTCAGTCGTTCCTGCTGTGGGGCGGTGGCTTCGCCTGCCTGTTTCTGGCCGTCTATCACATTGACGGCGGGCTGGCCACGGTGATCAAGACGGCGTTCGAGGACGGCAAATTCATGCTGGGCGACCTCAATTCGGCCACGGGGTCGCTCGAACGGGCGGCGTGGGGCTTTTCGCTGACGGAAAAGACCGTGCTGATGATGCTTCTGGTGGGGTTGACGGGCTGGCTGACGGAATACAGCAGCAACCAGAACGTGATCCAGAAATATTGCGCGTCGAAAAATCCGCGCGAGGCCACCAAGGCCATCTGGATTTGCTGCCTGTGCAGCGTGCCGACATGGGCGTTCTTCATGTTTCTCGGCACCACCCTATACGTCTTTTTCAAGTTTCATCCCACGCCGGAGGCAACGGCCATGCTGACCGGCGCGCAGAAGGCCGATCAGATCCTTCCCTATTTCGTGGTGAAATATTTGCCGCCCGGCGTTTCGGGGCTGGTGATTGCGGGGGTGCTGGCCGCGGCCATGTCGTCGCTGTCGTCGAGCATCAACGCCGTGTCGGCGGTCAGCATCGTGGACATCTACAAGCGGCACGTGGCCCGGAACGCCTCCGAACGCAACTACGTCATCGCGGCCAAGGCGGTTTCGATGGGCGCGTCGGTGTTCATGGTGGGCGGCGCCGCAGCCCTCATGATGGCCAACAGCAAGACGCTTCAGGACACGGCCACCAAATTGGGCGCGCTGACGGCGGGCGGCTTGCTGGGCCTGTACCTGCTGGGCTTCCTGACCAAGCGCGGGGACGGGCGGGCCGTGGCGGCGGGCATCGTCTGCACGTTGATCTTCTCGGCATGGATAAGCCTCCTGGAATTGGGCTGGGTCACGAAGGACGTCATGCAGACCGCGTGGGGCCTGCCGGCCGGCCTGGCGCAGTGGCTGAGCAAGCCGATCGACACCTATTATGCGGGCATGGTGGGCAATCTCCTCATGTTCGTTGTTGCGTTCGCATTGGCCGGCCTGTGGTGGTCCAAGCCGCGCGATCTCACCAACCTGACCGTATGGACGACGGACGACACGCCCTTGAAATGA
- the mutS gene encoding DNA mismatch repair protein MutS → MGDNWKKLGDISDRHLTPMLRQYLQAKAECADSILFFRMGDFFEMFFEDAIEASRILGLTLTSRDGTDKGDRVPMAGVPFRAVDNYVAKLIRAGKTVTICDQIEDPAEAKGIVKRAVIRTITPGTVMEPNLLDETANNYLAALSVHGGQAGLAFVDVTTGEFLAARIDGDPERVIQDELTRMAPTEVLIPADLDEKALERLKRRFDAVCFTPRPEHDFDPEVARERLLDQFGLSTLKGLGLEDLPEATGCAGAVLAYVKDTQRGCVPHLRYPRHYSPSHFVVLDGNTQRNLELVESLADRRKQGTLLGVLDRTHTSMGGRKLRHWILHPLVDVEAIRQRLDAVENLFGDAELRIRLKEALQDVADLERLLGRLTSKSGNARDLLALGRSLEQAPVLRAILAEAEAPMLAALRDGMDSLDDVAGWIRAAIVDEPPVPITEGNLFKDGYHEDLDHLRSLVRGGRDWIATLQREESARTGIPNLKVGYNKVFGYFIEVSRGNLNLVPADYERKQTLVNAERFVTPRLKSREEEIVTAQERMQKLEYDLFVALRERVAAEARRIQETADAMATVDALLSFAEVAATKGYCKPTVDTSNELRIRDGRHPVVEDLMSRGDFVPNDTVLDPSSAFLQIVTGPNMAGKSTYLRQVALIALMAQIGSFTPAAEVRAGVVDRIFTRVGASDNLVRGESTFMVEMIETANILNSASERSLIVLDEIGRGTSTFDGISIAWSVAEHIHDHIRAKTLFATHYHELTDLANKLEHAKNVNVAVREWGGKVVFLYRIVDGGADHSYGIQVAKLAGLPPPVIERARGILESLEAGNPASVGLPQQMYLFGPETPSAEPSAVEKELESTDIDALSPREALEFLYHLKHLSNKPRR, encoded by the coding sequence ATGGGCGACAACTGGAAAAAACTGGGCGATATCTCGGATCGGCATTTGACGCCGATGCTGCGGCAGTATTTGCAGGCGAAGGCGGAATGCGCGGACTCGATCCTGTTCTTCCGCATGGGCGACTTCTTCGAGATGTTCTTCGAGGACGCAATCGAGGCGTCGCGCATTCTGGGTCTGACGCTCACGTCGCGGGACGGAACGGACAAGGGCGACCGCGTGCCGATGGCGGGCGTGCCGTTTCGCGCCGTGGACAATTACGTGGCGAAACTAATCCGCGCCGGCAAGACGGTCACGATTTGCGACCAGATCGAAGACCCCGCCGAGGCGAAGGGGATCGTCAAGCGCGCAGTCATTCGCACGATCACGCCGGGCACCGTCATGGAGCCGAATCTGCTCGATGAGACGGCGAACAATTATCTCGCGGCGTTGAGCGTGCATGGGGGACAGGCCGGCCTCGCGTTCGTGGACGTAACGACCGGCGAGTTTTTGGCGGCGCGGATTGACGGCGACCCGGAACGCGTCATTCAGGACGAGTTGACGCGCATGGCCCCAACGGAGGTGTTGATCCCCGCCGATCTCGACGAAAAGGCGCTCGAACGCCTCAAGCGGCGTTTCGACGCGGTTTGCTTCACGCCGCGGCCCGAACATGACTTCGATCCGGAGGTTGCGCGCGAACGGCTGCTTGACCAATTCGGCCTGAGCACGCTGAAGGGACTTGGCCTCGAAGACTTGCCGGAAGCGACGGGTTGCGCGGGCGCGGTGCTCGCCTATGTGAAGGACACGCAGCGCGGATGCGTGCCGCATCTGCGGTATCCGCGGCATTACAGTCCGTCGCATTTCGTCGTGCTCGACGGCAACACGCAACGCAACCTCGAACTGGTCGAGTCGCTGGCCGACCGGCGCAAGCAAGGCACGCTGCTCGGCGTGCTCGACCGCACACACACGAGCATGGGCGGGCGCAAACTGCGGCATTGGATCCTGCATCCGCTGGTGGATGTCGAGGCCATCCGGCAGCGGCTCGACGCGGTCGAGAACCTCTTCGGCGACGCCGAATTGCGGATCCGCCTGAAAGAAGCGTTGCAGGACGTGGCCGATCTCGAACGGCTGCTGGGACGCCTCACGTCGAAATCGGGCAACGCGCGCGATCTGCTCGCCCTGGGGCGTTCGCTCGAACAGGCGCCCGTGTTGCGCGCAATCCTCGCGGAAGCCGAAGCGCCGATGCTGGCGGCGTTGCGCGACGGCATGGACTCGCTCGACGACGTGGCGGGCTGGATTCGCGCGGCGATCGTTGACGAGCCGCCCGTGCCGATCACCGAGGGCAACCTGTTCAAGGACGGCTATCACGAGGATCTCGATCATTTGCGGTCGCTTGTGCGCGGCGGGCGCGACTGGATCGCGACGTTGCAGCGCGAGGAAAGCGCGCGCACGGGCATCCCGAACCTCAAGGTCGGCTACAACAAGGTCTTCGGCTACTTCATCGAGGTGAGCCGGGGCAATCTCAATCTCGTGCCGGCGGACTACGAACGCAAACAGACACTGGTCAATGCCGAACGCTTCGTGACGCCGCGGCTGAAATCGCGCGAGGAGGAAATCGTTACCGCGCAGGAACGGATGCAAAAACTCGAATACGACCTCTTCGTGGCGCTCCGCGAACGTGTGGCTGCCGAGGCGCGGCGCATCCAGGAAACGGCCGACGCGATGGCGACGGTGGATGCGCTGCTGTCGTTTGCGGAAGTCGCGGCCACGAAGGGCTACTGCAAGCCGACGGTGGACACCTCGAACGAACTGCGCATCCGCGATGGACGGCATCCGGTCGTCGAGGATTTGATGTCCCGCGGCGATTTCGTGCCGAACGACACCGTGCTCGATCCGTCATCGGCCTTCCTGCAGATCGTGACGGGGCCGAACATGGCGGGCAAGTCCACGTACCTGCGCCAAGTGGCGCTGATCGCGTTGATGGCGCAAATCGGCAGTTTCACGCCGGCGGCGGAAGTCCGCGCAGGCGTCGTGGACCGCATCTTTACCCGCGTGGGCGCGTCGGACAACCTCGTGCGCGGCGAAAGCACGTTCATGGTCGAGATGATCGAAACCGCGAACATCCTGAATTCGGCTTCCGAACGCAGCCTGATCGTGCTCGACGAAATCGGGCGCGGGACCAGCACCTTCGACGGGATCAGCATTGCGTGGTCCGTGGCCGAGCACATCCACGATCACATCCGCGCGAAGACACTCTTCGCCACGCATTACCACGAATTGACCGATCTCGCCAACAAACTCGAACACGCGAAAAACGTGAACGTCGCCGTGCGCGAATGGGGCGGCAAGGTCGTGTTCCTGTACCGTATCGTGGACGGCGGCGCGGACCACAGTTACGGCATCCAGGTCGCCAAACTCGCGGGATTGCCGCCGCCCGTCATCGAACGCGCGCGCGGCATCCTTGAAAGCCTCGAAGCGGGCAACCCGGCCTCCGTGGGCTTGCCGCAGCAGATGTATCTATTCGGACCCGAAACGCCGTCCGCTGAACCAAGCGCCGTCGAAAAGGAACTCGAGTCCACCGATATTGACGCGCTCAGTCCCCGCGAGGCACTTGAATTCCTCTACCACCTCAAGCACCTGTCGAACAAGCCCAGACGGTGA